The Gossypium raimondii isolate GPD5lz chromosome 2, ASM2569854v1, whole genome shotgun sequence genome segment TTCCTatacttttcgaattttaaaattctagcATTGATGTAAACCATAGTCGTTAAACCATTAAATGAGTTTGTAATGAGTGATATGTTGAAATAACATGCCGATGTAGCATtatacatatgataatatgtttgtcgTATCATATCTTGAAAATAgcataacttaataaatttaacggTGACCATTTGGTgaggactgaaattttaaagcTCGAAACGTACAAGGACTGAAAATGatcaaataaaagtacaaagactagtagcacaatttaatatttttttaccattttacaaaagagtacagggactaaaacaacaattaaaccgttttatttttctctaacaTTTATCCTGTTTGCAGGTATTGTTTATGGAGTGTGTGATGAGACATCAGCATGGCCATATAGAAAAGAAAGGGAAACTTCAGATTCAGAGGAACTCTATTTTGGTCTCAAAACAGGGCAGGGGCTGTTAGAATTCAAGTGTAAAAGCAAAATTGACAAGCAAAAATGGGTGGATGGGATTCAAAATCTACTACGACAAGTCTGCCATGGTCAACCACCTGAGCTTTCTCTTGAATCTTTGAGTATTAACGATGGTATATAGTTTTTGTAGTATATAGTTCATCTTTGTTTGTGCATACACAGTGAATTTGGGGTTGTTGAAATTATGAACTTTTATACATGAAGAATGAAATAGGTTGAATTCAGGTTGAAATCATTTCGagtttgaaatatttcaaatttattattgtgaaaatagataggatttgaattcaaattaatCGTGTCCAACTTGATGAGTCTAAGCCAAAGCTAAACTATGAGTTTTATAATATGAGTTGACCTAATTAGAATCGTAATCATATTGTTTAAGTTGTTAAATAGAACATGTGTTAATTTACTTAAAGGTTCGatacataataataaagtaaaatattttggaGACCTTTGTACTAAAATGAATATGCAAACGTTAGCAAGTGAGTAAAATGGATCAAGGGGGTATTATGGGCTTGAGCATGGAGTATTAAAAGCACATTTACCTCCATTGTCGTCAGGGCAAAGGTAAGGGGGAAGCAATGGCTTGGCCCCAAACATAGTAAAGGGGTAGAGGAGGATGGGGGCAGGCAATGACCTAGGCCCAACATGGTAAATTTGtctcttttaatctttttaaaaaatatgaaattacaaaaggtaaaattatacattaaccCCTCAATGCATCCCTTAAACAATATTCTAACTTTCCCAGTACTGTTGTTTTGTTGGGGTCACAATCATTGCACCTTAACTTAGAGCAATGGTGTATACCTTGatagttttcattttcttatatcCAAAGAAACCATGAACAAATGTCTGCAATTACAGTTAATGTGGTATATAgtgccatatatatataaatgcaaaTTATAGATGTGTTTTTATCTTCTAATTTCTCTCATCAGAATACAACAGTCCTGTTTTCCTCATATGGTAACACTCGCAATTCACAGTACCATCTCAAAGCCTTTGCAAGGCATTGCTTCTCAAGGTTCTCGGATTTTTGCACAAAGCTCTGCAAATTGTCTCTGTGAGAAACTCTTTCAACCTGTCAAAAAACGAAGGCATTAAGGATTGCATGTTAAGAATGGTCGTAAATCGAGAACCATACCAACTTCAAAAGCAAATCATTATGAATTCAGTAAGCATAGTTGATAGTAAGCAAATTTCAACGGAAAATACTAATAGCATGAACGATGAGGGATTTGGATGTTGCAGCCAAATAACTTGAAGAATTTGTAGAAACTACAACCATGAAAGGACCCTTTCATCTCAGTCGAAAGAAGTTAACTTCATGGTCCAAAAACCGGGAATTTTTGAACAGtgattatatatacatgttgaGACAACAAGAAACTGCAGTTTCAGCTATTACTTAAAGATCAAGAAACAATGTTTAGAGCATCAGTAAGAAAAGATAGAATAATACCATCTGTTCGATAATAGGCCCCGAATCGAGTTCTTCGGTTACAAAGTGACTTGTTGCACCGATTAACTTCACACCTGCATCAAAAGCCTGCCAACATAATCTAGAAAAATTTAACATGCATCTATAGTTTTTCAATTACTAAAGGATATAAGCAAAAAAATACCCCACCTGCTTACATGGATTCCCACCTTTAAATGATGGCAAAAGGCCATGGTGTATGTTAATTACATCCTTCCCATATGTCCTCAAAAATTGACCAGATAAAACCTGCAATAATAACACTAGTTTGATTCATTGAAATGCATATATGGTTTAAGACCTCGTATTTACTCTCGTTCGCGTGTGTATCGCATTATGGTGAtgcatacacacacacacacacacatatatatatatatatatatagcctcAGTTACCTGCATGTACCTGGCAAGTACCAAAAAATCAGTATTTAGAACCAACTCTAGGATCTCCCTTTCTCTTTTATTCCCTTCAGTTGTGTGCAAATAATGATATGGGATACCATTCCTTTCAAGAAAGTGCATCACATTATTGTTTGGACCTCTATGATGATTACTGCCATACAATTGATAAACACTGAAATCAGAATTTTCGAAAACGGAACTTGAATAGGACTCAAAAGACAAAGAACTACGGTTTATGTAGTACCTTATCACACAAGTAATATCAACTGGAAGTCTTCCTTCTTGCCAACCATAAAGCAAATCTACCAGGCAATGGTCCTAGAGCAAGATAAACATGGTTCAATCATGCAAAAACATGAAATTAGGGGAAAAGAAACAATGGTATACCTGTTTCGAAGCAAGGACCGCAATTTTAAACTTCGGGTCTAGGGCAGGGACTCTAGCAACAGATCTTATGGCACTAAACATGTTTGAAAGCTTTAGGAAATCTTCATCCATTTGCTTTCGAGGCCATCGAACGGGGTCAAAAACGAACTCACTGCAAATTTGTACACACAACAAGAAGATCCATGTCTAATTATGGTTGAATCAATCACCTGTTGTCACAAAGTACAGTTACCATTGGACATATTAACCGTTTTTTCAGACTAAAACAATATTCATTCTTGGAAATTCACAAACAAGCAAAAAGATGTAATTGAGAAAACAATTAAGATAATGGTATCTCTTCTTTATTCTTATAACTTATGTCTCAGCCAAAACAAGAAGTATTCAACATCAACAACACATATCATCCAAAAATTCTTTGATTGCAAGTCACAACCCTACTCAACTTGTTGGACCGTATTATGAATGCATAATCCGAAATTGTTAAATACCACGAGTTCTCAAGGTTTTGTCACTACTTCCGATTAGTACTCGTACTCCAAAGTACATTCACTCGAAGGTGACAAAACCTTGAAGATCTTGGTCAAGGTTTTGTCTCCATACTCTACTAAGAGTGCTAACGGATTTATTGAACAAAAACGCCTCGGAGTATCTGAACAAGTAGAACCATGgcaaattgaaaagtttttgCAAGGATAGACTCGAAGCTATAATCTACGGCATATAGGTCATTTATGGGGAACATGCTACCACTTGAGGCAACAAAGCTCCAACCAAAGACAATACTAGGACTCCCCGCAGAGCCGAGTCACATCAACAATGAGGATAAACTGAGTTATATATGACATTGGCATAAAATAATGGCTACCCAAACTCAAACTTTGTATCTtgcattcatcaatggaaaacaactagcattaaattagaaaatctttaaaccattaaatttaaaaaataaataaataaaatcttaccTTCTGGAATAGAAAACATTCTTGTTTTGAGGAACAAAAACATCAGCCCCAAGTATGTTTCCTCCTCTTGAAGCTATACGTTCGGATAGTTTTGCAACTATTCCAACTTCATcctataaaaaaaaacagatttcaattaaaatacaattagataaaatcatcCATTATTAAATAGGAAAAAGAACTGGAAATGGGTGAAGAGCAAAGTAAAAGAGAGAGGAGGGACGGGGGGACATACAGGGCAGTGGAAGATATGGATGCCATAGGtaagagaaggagaagaagagggATCTCCGGGTAATTTATAAGAATTGAAGGACCTGTTTGCAAATCCCAGAAACTGGGAGAAGCAGGATGATACTCGTCTTGTGAAAGTCATATCTTTAGAACTTCACTTCCCAGTGCCTCCCCGCCACCAAATACTTGGCTATTGAATCTCTCGGATAGACGGTAATACGACAACGTATCAggctcttttttattttattttataacttttataattttttaataactatttgatatgtttaactgactaaaattcttttaacgataataataatttaaactaaaatatagcATCTACGGGTTAAAATACAGCAGAAGTCCCTCTACTATGTTGAGAagttcaaattaatccttttactttaaAAGACATTTTAATCCTTGTAGATTAAAAAAACATAGTAAATTGGTTAAAAATGTTAGATGTACTAGGTGGCTTAAATGTAAATAACATGTGAATAAACTTAATTAGTGAGTTAGATTAAGAATCTGACATAGAAAGGACTCCCTCAACTCATAAATCTTAAGGTTAAAGTACTTGAAAGATCCTGTATTATATGTACGGATTTCatttacaaaaacataaaaactttaaaaatattaattttgttatacggtaaatgatattatattgaTTCTATTCTAATTTGGAactatttgattctttttaataatacaactaaaatctatttaatagtagatggactaatttgatcaaattccTAAAATAGAGGAACTTTTCAAGTACATTCATCTATATTGACAGTCATTCCATGTCTTGAAGTATAAACTACAgaatttaaggataaaattcaaaacctcCTATTGCTTTGTAATCAACCGATGATATAGATTGAAGCATTAATTAGGGTGGTGGCACCACATTTGCTTAAATGACCATTTACACGGTCAGTGCTGCTCCAATGCCAACAATGGCAATCCATCCCATAGTTAACACTACTGATCGCGCTTCGCCATCGCTATGCATGCCATACACCTAATGCTTCTCCAACACGGATTTTATCTCCCCGTCTAATAGAAAACTCAAACTCTGAAGCATCATTGTTCtttggtgaatttgatgttGGGGCTTGGAAAACAAGGACAACCGTTGATCCCATATTGAAAGCCGCGACCTAGAATGAAGTGCATGGAATTATATATATCTTGATACTACTTCCaaatatgaaacaaattttACACGATATGCATAAGAAGACCAAAAGTACAACTCTAGTCAGTAAAAGTACCATAAAAGCCCCTATACTAagagtcaaattgtattttattctctctactcaaaaaataaaaaattaattcctaTACGATAAATCAAAGAgccaattaatcatttttactaaaaatctcATCCATTTGTATCCTTAAAAATTGATGTGGCTCATGGAATAACCAAACAGTGACGTGGTATGTCACCTCATGTTAAGGTACAGGAACCAGTTCTTAATGgcaaaaatggatgaaatttttagtagaaAAAACAGATTGcactttgatctaatgtacagggactaatttgcctattttttgaGTAGAAGGACAAAACacaatctgactcctagtacaagggTCTCCATTGTACTTTTACCAATTTTAGTTGTCTGTGAGGCATCTggttttgaaagaaaagttgTGTATCGAACCTCATCTCCCTTTTTAAGCATCACACCGACTCCTTTAGGTTCATATAAATGTTCTTCCGGAGGCTCTGATGGTATCAACTTTTTTCTTGGCCTGTTTGTCCGAAGTTCTGGTTCGATGAAAAGCTGTGAAGTACAAATTATGGTGTCAAAAGACAGATTCCAATTGAAGAACATATTCGTGTCTATGCATGTATCTGCTGTCTAAATAGGATTCGATTTTTTTAAGGTTCAGGGTAGAAAGGGGCATTGGCACTGAACCTCAATTGAACCAATATTCGTTGCGCCAACTGCTGCAATTGCCATAAAACCTTGTTGCCATAGACCTTCAAGGACAACCTGATGATAGGAAAATTGCAACAGCAATTCAgagaaatttaaatataactaaCCAAAACAATTTAGCACTTGAATGTAAGCTCAAAAATCTCCAAATATCATGATTCTCaggaaatttaaataatgttctaAATACACCACTCTATCTTCATCTTTCAGATATCATGTCATCGGCTTGTTTTATCCTTTCCCAACTTGCATCTTTTAATCCAACAATTTGCACGCATCAAGACCATAGAATCATATAAGAAAACTGACAAAGTACATAGAGGGCATTTTAAGTTGTTGACACATTAGATTTACCCTTTCATTCTCGACATAAAGGTTCCTGATTGTTCTTGTAGCACGTTCATTCACAGGAAACAAGCGGCCTGCGAA includes the following:
- the LOC105789257 gene encoding formyltetrahydrofolate deformylase 2, mitochondrial; this encodes MTFTRRVSSCFSQFLGFANRSFNSYKLPGDPSSSPSLTYGIHIFHCPDEVGIVAKLSERIASRGGNILGADVFVPQNKNVFYSRSEFVFDPVRWPRKQMDEDFLKLSNMFSAIRSVARVPALDPKFKIAVLASKQDHCLVDLLYGWQEGRLPVDITCVISNHHRGPNNNVMHFLERNGIPYHYLHTTEGNKREREILELVLNTDFLVLARYMQVLSGQFLRTYGKDVINIHHGLLPSFKGGNPCKQAFDAGVKLIGATSHFVTEELDSGPIIEQMVERVSHRDNLQSFVQKSENLEKQCLAKALRWYCELRVLPYEENRTVVF